Proteins encoded in a region of the Halostella limicola genome:
- a CDS encoding alkaline phosphatase: MRLKTEDLAQLIENDDPVSPVWNALWEIWYPAGDDVSDHYDKETDAVSYERLLLDVYREFFDDVLPDKCVNEASLDVPDGGTFVVMDAMSVREAAMFVDMLEERGHEPETGYSFSSVPSETKFYRDRVGYSDLKKEHKTASVKSQEPSLDGDEEIIWCRYPDALLENIQEGKTKLSSIKEMYEKTETALRAVLDQLDTDRVVIGSDHGYARLDAGHTFQISDRQKSALQETFSGRFESVGDVNASHLVDEGLVVEADGYYMPIGKYTWPARGKYSTFQHGGLSLLECITPRIEVRL; this comes from the coding sequence GTGAGACTGAAAACTGAGGATCTCGCTCAGTTGATCGAGAACGACGATCCCGTCTCGCCAGTCTGGAACGCCCTTTGGGAGATCTGGTATCCCGCTGGTGATGACGTCAGCGACCACTACGACAAAGAGACCGACGCAGTGAGCTATGAGCGGTTGCTGCTGGATGTCTATCGGGAGTTCTTCGACGACGTGCTTCCCGACAAGTGCGTCAACGAAGCGTCTCTTGACGTCCCTGACGGTGGCACGTTCGTGGTGATGGACGCCATGAGTGTCCGCGAGGCAGCAATGTTTGTCGACATGCTCGAAGAGCGAGGGCACGAACCTGAGACAGGATACTCGTTCTCCTCGGTACCGTCAGAGACGAAGTTCTACCGTGACCGCGTCGGCTACTCCGACCTCAAGAAAGAGCACAAGACGGCGAGCGTCAAGAGCCAGGAGCCATCACTCGACGGTGACGAGGAAATCATCTGGTGTCGCTATCCCGATGCCCTGCTCGAAAATATTCAGGAGGGGAAGACGAAGCTCTCCTCCATCAAGGAGATGTACGAGAAGACCGAGACGGCACTACGGGCAGTTCTCGATCAACTCGATACCGACCGTGTAGTGATCGGGTCGGACCATGGGTATGCGCGACTCGACGCTGGTCACACCTTCCAGATCAGCGACAGACAGAAGTCGGCCCTACAGGAGACTTTCAGCGGGCGCTTCGAGAGCGTCGGTGACGTCAACGCGAGTCATCTTGTCGATGAGGGTCTCGTCGTTGAGGCGGACGGCTACTACATGCCTATCGGTAAATACACGTGGCCCGCACGAGGCAAGTATAGTACCTTCCAGCACGGTGGTCTCAGTCTGCTGGAGTGCATCACGCCGCGTATCGAGGTGAGGTTGTAG
- a CDS encoding DUF1156 domain-containing protein, whose translation MSQEQDQKPRRRPIEISFPIDQVNEIAEKEAHAKRYYRPVYTMHKWWARRLGSVFRTMLLYALADEEMSVDSDRQSTLEDESGLPEVDWENPDALWEYYLEDVDFDGKTVLDPFMGGGTSIVEALRMGCNAIGSELSPVAWFIVKKEVEPVDLDKLDAAYKSIYESVGREHEDEEKGILDYYKTECPHCNEHTGSAAQEEGKPLADVMYSFWVKELPCRNCGEKVPLFKDYRLANARSSKDDHYNVVCPDCWHVFQTDDYRTKTECPRCSSECSECNGEDSEDTECDHTFVPKDAGHVSRKNYTCPHCDEHPEMSIIESVERFGKPDESLHAIEYYCPETDEKGYKSAKDFDRQLFEEAEAELEEKRDELPIPTTERYIGTSDFVRNHGYERYDQMFNSRQLLCLSKLLNEIDDIENQNVKEFLLLAFSSATEFNNMLCEYNRSANKLEGIYKRHTITARHAPIENNIWGTEYGRGTFSGEFDKMRAGKEFCLNPYEKYVEDGETKQRDGIGKVEGFVTDDPEKIGEPVEGIDDASYNVHLRCGTSEYLPLEENSVDAVVTDPPYFDNVMYAEVADFYYVWLKQVLGDEYEHFNAELTPKASEAVVDRKSEDNVETFRDENHFIDVLTNVFAESHDKLRDDGIMAFTFHHKETEGWSSVLRSVLDAGFYVTSLYPIRGEMRGSTHIHEKANIEYDMIVVCRKREEEPEEVSWRSLEDEIYFRAEEEINRLEESGSRLTQGDVFAVTMGKCLEVYSRHFPNVTHEGEQMSVNDAVETIRDIVDEQLMEERVQTMSDEMDTLSAVYLTYVLGRGSSISYNALNKDLRQRGVDVSELVHEGLLEQEGDQLNVCGPLDRADDVESKRDALAVDKAHYMRYLYETDQLSQKFGKWVDEGSIAALRRLAEIENDDEYTDIAEYVEKRTDTQLDLDDFS comes from the coding sequence ATGAGTCAGGAACAAGATCAGAAACCCCGCCGTCGACCTATCGAGATTTCGTTTCCCATCGACCAGGTGAATGAGATCGCGGAGAAGGAAGCTCACGCCAAACGCTACTATCGTCCCGTCTACACCATGCACAAGTGGTGGGCGCGGCGATTGGGATCAGTCTTCCGCACGATGCTCCTCTACGCCCTCGCGGACGAGGAGATGTCCGTCGACAGTGACCGCCAGTCCACACTCGAAGACGAAAGCGGACTTCCCGAGGTAGACTGGGAGAATCCCGACGCACTTTGGGAATACTACCTCGAAGACGTGGACTTCGATGGGAAGACGGTCCTCGATCCGTTCATGGGTGGCGGGACCAGTATCGTCGAGGCGCTCCGCATGGGGTGTAACGCTATCGGAAGCGAGCTAAGCCCTGTGGCGTGGTTTATTGTCAAGAAAGAAGTCGAACCTGTCGATCTCGACAAACTGGATGCTGCTTACAAGTCTATCTACGAGAGTGTCGGTAGGGAACATGAAGATGAGGAGAAAGGGATTCTTGATTACTACAAGACAGAGTGCCCGCACTGCAATGAACACACAGGCAGTGCGGCACAGGAAGAAGGAAAGCCACTCGCTGACGTAATGTACTCTTTCTGGGTGAAGGAACTTCCCTGTCGGAACTGTGGTGAGAAAGTCCCTCTGTTCAAAGACTACCGACTTGCGAATGCGCGTTCATCGAAAGACGACCACTATAACGTCGTTTGTCCCGACTGTTGGCACGTTTTTCAGACTGACGATTATCGAACAAAAACAGAATGTCCACGCTGTTCGTCCGAGTGCTCTGAGTGCAATGGAGAAGATAGCGAGGATACGGAATGTGACCATACGTTTGTTCCTAAGGACGCGGGACACGTCTCACGAAAGAACTATACCTGTCCCCACTGCGATGAGCACCCTGAGATGTCGATTATCGAGAGTGTAGAGCGGTTTGGGAAACCAGACGAATCCCTCCACGCTATCGAATACTACTGTCCTGAGACCGACGAGAAAGGTTACAAATCTGCTAAGGATTTCGATCGCCAACTGTTCGAGGAAGCAGAAGCAGAACTTGAAGAAAAACGCGACGAGCTTCCCATTCCGACTACTGAGCGGTACATCGGTACTTCTGACTTCGTCCGCAACCACGGATATGAGCGGTATGACCAGATGTTCAACTCACGGCAACTACTCTGCCTCTCTAAGCTCCTAAACGAGATTGACGATATCGAGAATCAGAATGTGAAGGAGTTTCTGCTGCTGGCTTTCTCAAGCGCAACAGAGTTCAACAACATGCTTTGCGAGTATAATCGTTCTGCAAACAAGCTGGAGGGTATCTACAAACGCCATACGATTACGGCCCGTCACGCGCCTATCGAAAACAACATCTGGGGTACAGAATATGGACGAGGGACCTTCTCTGGTGAGTTTGACAAAATGCGAGCAGGCAAAGAGTTCTGCCTGAATCCATATGAGAAGTACGTTGAAGACGGCGAAACGAAGCAGCGAGACGGTATTGGAAAGGTGGAAGGCTTTGTTACAGACGACCCTGAAAAGATTGGTGAGCCAGTCGAAGGAATCGACGACGCCTCCTACAACGTTCATCTCCGATGTGGGACATCGGAATACCTACCTCTCGAAGAGAATAGTGTGGACGCGGTCGTCACCGACCCCCCATATTTCGACAACGTGATGTATGCCGAGGTGGCGGACTTCTACTACGTCTGGCTCAAGCAGGTACTCGGAGACGAGTATGAGCACTTCAACGCCGAACTCACTCCGAAGGCCAGCGAAGCAGTAGTGGATCGGAAGAGTGAGGACAACGTTGAGACCTTCCGCGACGAAAATCACTTCATCGACGTGCTGACGAACGTCTTTGCGGAGTCCCACGACAAGCTCCGCGACGACGGTATCATGGCCTTCACCTTCCACCATAAGGAGACGGAAGGGTGGAGTTCTGTTCTCCGTTCCGTACTTGATGCAGGGTTCTACGTCACGTCCCTGTATCCCATCCGTGGGGAGATGCGCGGCTCCACGCATATCCACGAGAAGGCAAACATCGAGTACGACATGATTGTTGTCTGTCGGAAACGAGAAGAGGAACCTGAAGAGGTGAGCTGGCGCTCACTGGAGGATGAGATTTACTTCCGCGCTGAGGAGGAAATCAACCGTCTCGAAGAGAGCGGATCGCGGCTCACGCAGGGAGATGTCTTCGCGGTGACGATGGGCAAGTGCCTTGAAGTGTACTCGCGCCACTTCCCGAACGTCACCCACGAAGGCGAGCAGATGTCCGTCAATGACGCCGTCGAGACGATCCGCGATATCGTCGACGAGCAGTTGATGGAAGAGCGGGTCCAGACAATGAGCGACGAGATGGACACCCTCAGTGCCGTCTATCTCACCTACGTGCTCGGGCGTGGCAGTTCCATATCCTACAACGCACTCAACAAGGATCTCCGCCAGCGAGGGGTTGACGTCTCCGAACTCGTCCACGAGGGTCTACTGGAGCAGGAGGGAGACCAGCTGAACGTATGTGGGCCGTTGGACCGTGCCGACGATGTCGAATCGAAACGGGACGCTCTGGCGGTAGACAAGGCACATTACATGCGCTATCTCTACGAGACTGACCAGTTATCACAGAAGTTCGGAAAGTGGGTCGACGAGGGTTCAATTGCTGCACTTCGACGCTTGGCTGAAATTGAGAATGACGATGAGTACACAGATATCGCGGAGTATGTTGAGAAGCGAACGGACACTCAACTTGATCTGGATGACTTCTCATAG
- a CDS encoding DUF499 domain-containing protein, which translates to MSIADFLAPRDEVVEGQFQGVLQAHKVGEAEDRLENDVDRLLSMTYPSNALQTAFDHVDNKLCGRDSQGGITLSGPYGAGKSHGLLVLYHMFNNPTAAQEWIDEWDISLNLPDRAKASILSTSETDADLIWEPIFRNLGREDLLNDIKRYPTTEHIEKLTAEDPIAIFFDEIETWWESFDENENEDLLERNEFFLQNLFEVANDPQEDLFAFVTLLDKSQDIKRILDRTNPYSVDMNDTGDREKIILHRLFETRQDNVDKREVRNVVSKYIDHYSYPVNIDEPKRYENRMVETYPFHPELLDLLDDIYEAGRERQSVRGAMNVLADTVRRKYEETDLIVTCDIEPSAFRGINQTLFNRYVSDKDAVEDIDFGDDLLRTIFLYTIEEREQRASVTECLLGTFKPNKATIDKLHMSLESLYGVAHYLDRDSQKENYYLTEDPKLTALVTREQERALKDDRDSIEDTLVDVVRNEVWGDNVYVYPDEDVPDTKELTTVVILDYLSNGTLRTKLNDFFEGRTYQNTVLFVTPKKEIRDDEEIISKAARVLGAENLRGNVDDGGELASIIRDERRELRNELEDRFGKWVKWSEDPNGDGVRMRRIDVAADVDDVKDKVGRDKTYVSEKIREEVADAENGIAIASMLNDFRQFRRMPVLLSDEVFYSAVSQLYRDENIVLEGDRANFYVPHKDDRRPNLDDDLTIHHPDNLDDSIFEEEEPPEPTGGSDGGDDVGDSGGDGGDGPNKPITTGGGSDVGSSGGGGSSPVSTTKEAIELEGNSARVLRSQAEARINSDSDTTLSVDLNYDVDELSKDELIEFLEQLPSGNHIDATVVVERETEN; encoded by the coding sequence ATGAGTATCGCTGATTTCCTTGCCCCTCGTGATGAGGTGGTGGAGGGGCAGTTCCAAGGCGTCTTACAGGCACACAAAGTCGGTGAGGCGGAGGATCGCCTGGAGAATGATGTTGACCGACTTCTCTCTATGACCTATCCTTCGAATGCCCTCCAGACGGCCTTTGATCACGTTGATAACAAATTGTGTGGACGGGATAGTCAAGGGGGTATCACCCTATCTGGCCCCTACGGCGCTGGGAAGTCCCACGGGTTGCTCGTTTTGTATCATATGTTCAACAATCCCACAGCTGCACAGGAGTGGATAGACGAGTGGGATATCTCTCTCAACCTACCTGATCGTGCGAAGGCATCTATTCTTTCCACCAGCGAAACTGACGCCGATCTTATCTGGGAGCCGATATTCAGGAACCTGGGTCGGGAAGACTTACTCAACGATATCAAGCGGTATCCCACAACAGAGCATATTGAAAAACTTACTGCTGAAGATCCCATCGCTATCTTTTTTGACGAGATAGAAACGTGGTGGGAGTCTTTCGACGAGAATGAGAACGAAGATCTACTCGAACGTAACGAGTTCTTCCTCCAGAACCTCTTCGAAGTGGCTAATGATCCTCAAGAGGATCTCTTCGCTTTCGTCACGCTATTAGACAAGAGCCAAGACATCAAGCGCATTCTCGATCGAACCAACCCATATTCAGTGGATATGAACGATACGGGGGACCGTGAGAAAATCATCCTCCATCGGCTATTCGAGACTCGGCAGGATAATGTCGATAAGCGAGAAGTGCGAAATGTTGTCAGCAAGTACATTGACCACTATAGTTACCCTGTCAATATCGACGAACCAAAGCGATACGAGAATCGGATGGTCGAGACATATCCCTTCCATCCAGAACTTCTCGATCTTCTTGACGATATCTATGAAGCTGGACGAGAGCGCCAGAGCGTTCGTGGTGCGATGAACGTTCTTGCTGACACAGTCCGCCGTAAGTACGAAGAGACCGATCTCATCGTCACGTGCGACATTGAACCGAGTGCCTTCCGTGGCATCAACCAAACATTATTCAACCGCTATGTCTCCGACAAGGACGCCGTCGAGGACATTGACTTCGGGGACGACCTTCTACGGACAATTTTCCTCTACACCATCGAGGAACGGGAACAGCGGGCGTCTGTGACCGAGTGCTTACTCGGGACGTTCAAGCCCAATAAGGCGACCATCGACAAACTCCACATGTCGCTTGAGAGTCTCTACGGGGTTGCTCACTATCTCGACCGCGACTCACAGAAAGAGAACTATTACCTGACGGAAGATCCGAAGCTCACCGCACTCGTTACTCGGGAACAGGAGCGTGCACTCAAAGACGATCGTGATAGCATTGAGGATACGCTCGTCGACGTTGTTCGAAACGAGGTATGGGGAGACAACGTCTACGTGTATCCCGACGAAGATGTCCCCGACACCAAGGAACTGACCACGGTCGTAATACTCGACTATCTCTCGAACGGGACACTCCGAACGAAGCTTAACGACTTCTTCGAGGGACGCACTTACCAGAACACGGTACTGTTCGTCACGCCAAAGAAGGAGATCCGCGACGACGAGGAGATCATCAGCAAGGCCGCCCGCGTACTCGGGGCTGAAAACCTCCGTGGGAACGTCGATGACGGTGGGGAACTCGCATCGATCATCCGCGACGAACGTCGGGAATTGCGGAATGAACTCGAAGACCGCTTCGGGAAGTGGGTCAAGTGGAGTGAAGACCCGAACGGCGACGGCGTGCGGATGCGGCGAATCGACGTGGCGGCGGACGTCGACGACGTGAAGGACAAAGTCGGTCGGGACAAGACCTACGTCAGTGAGAAGATCCGAGAGGAGGTTGCGGACGCCGAGAACGGTATCGCTATCGCGTCGATGCTCAATGACTTCAGGCAGTTCCGTCGAATGCCCGTACTCCTCTCCGACGAGGTGTTCTACTCTGCGGTCAGCCAGTTGTACCGCGACGAGAATATCGTACTCGAAGGCGACCGAGCGAACTTCTACGTCCCGCATAAAGACGACCGTCGCCCCAATCTCGACGACGATCTGACAATTCATCACCCCGACAATCTCGACGACTCGATTTTCGAGGAAGAGGAACCACCAGAACCGACAGGTGGCAGTGATGGTGGCGACGACGTCGGTGATAGCGGCGGAGACGGCGGCGATGGTCCTAACAAACCAATCACGACAGGAGGTGGTAGCGATGTCGGCAGCAGCGGGGGAGGCGGTTCCTCGCCCGTCTCTACGACGAAGGAAGCCATTGAGTTGGAAGGCAACAGTGCCCGCGTACTCAGGAGCCAAGCCGAAGCACGGATAAACAGCGATAGTGACACGACGCTCAGTGTCGACCTGAATTACGATGTTGACGAACTTTCGAAAGACGAACTGATCGAGTTCCTTGAACAGCTCCCAAGCGGCAATCACATTGACGCAACGGTGGTGGTCGAGCGTGAGACTGAAAACTGA